A genome region from Rhodanobacter thiooxydans includes the following:
- the folC gene encoding bifunctional tetrahydrofolate synthase/dihydrofolate synthase, which yields MSRTLAEWLAYQERVNVHSIELGLDRVREVWRRMSAPAPAKRVITVGGTNGKGSTVALLEAMLRAADLRVGAFTSPHLLEYNERVRIGGVDADDAALIASFERIEASRGSMPLTYFEFGALAALDLFARAALDVAVLEVGLGGRLDAVNIIDADVAVITTVDLDHMEWLGPDRDSIGHEKAGIARAGRPAIVGELDPPAGLLDALAERGARVERAGIDFSIERHQDGWRWRHRDGSAMELPDPALAAPVQYANAAAAIAALHALDLEAFTPSSFFAAVSAGLHEVRVPARLQSIGGEPPVIVDVGHNPQAARALAEWLDLQAPTRVHAVYGALADKDVAGVIGALGPHIGHWHLAGLDQATPRGMPVAALAAVLRQVLPQAPYDAHADVTAALAAARAVAQPNERILAFGSFFVASAVLAERIG from the coding sequence ATGAGTCGCACTCTAGCCGAATGGCTGGCGTACCAGGAACGCGTCAACGTCCACAGCATCGAGCTGGGACTGGACCGGGTTCGCGAGGTTTGGCGACGGATGAGCGCGCCGGCGCCGGCGAAACGGGTGATCACGGTCGGCGGCACCAACGGCAAGGGTTCTACCGTGGCATTGCTGGAGGCGATGCTGCGTGCCGCCGACCTGCGCGTGGGCGCATTCACCTCGCCGCACCTGCTGGAATACAACGAGCGCGTGCGCATTGGCGGCGTCGATGCCGATGACGCTGCGCTGATCGCCTCTTTCGAGCGGATCGAGGCGTCACGCGGCAGCATGCCGTTGACCTATTTCGAATTCGGCGCGCTGGCCGCGCTGGACCTGTTCGCCCGTGCCGCGCTGGACGTGGCGGTGCTGGAAGTCGGCCTGGGCGGGCGGCTGGATGCGGTCAACATCATCGACGCCGACGTGGCGGTGATCACCACGGTGGACCTGGACCACATGGAATGGCTTGGCCCGGACCGCGACAGCATCGGACACGAGAAGGCCGGCATCGCGCGTGCCGGACGGCCGGCGATCGTGGGCGAGCTGGACCCGCCGGCTGGGCTGCTCGACGCGCTGGCCGAGCGCGGCGCGCGGGTCGAGCGGGCCGGCATCGATTTCAGCATCGAGCGGCACCAGGACGGCTGGCGCTGGCGCCACCGCGACGGCAGCGCGATGGAGCTGCCCGACCCGGCATTGGCGGCGCCGGTGCAGTACGCGAATGCGGCAGCGGCGATCGCCGCGTTGCACGCGCTTGACCTGGAGGCGTTCACGCCGAGCAGTTTTTTCGCGGCGGTCAGCGCGGGCCTGCACGAGGTACGGGTGCCGGCGCGGTTGCAGTCGATCGGCGGCGAGCCGCCGGTGATCGTGGATGTGGGCCACAATCCGCAGGCCGCCCGCGCGCTGGCCGAATGGCTGGATCTGCAGGCGCCGACGCGGGTGCATGCGGTGTACGGCGCGTTGGCGGACAAGGACGTGGCCGGGGTGATCGGTGCGCTCGGCCCGCACATTGGCCACTGGCACCTGGCCGGGCTGGACCAGGCCACCCCGCGCGGCATGCCGGTGGCCGCGCTGGCTGCGGTGCTGCGGCAGGTGCTGCCGCAGGCGCCGTACGACGCGCATGCTGACGTGACCGCCGCGCTGGCGGCGGCCCGCGCCGTCGCACAGCCGAACGAACGCATCCTCGCGTTCGGCTCGTTCTTCGTGGCCAGCGCGGTGCTCGCTGAACGCATCGGCTGA